One genomic region from Nitrospirae bacterium YQR-1 encodes:
- a CDS encoding TlpA family protein disulfide reductase — protein MIRRIFFNSSAILLIFFLSLILSVSSVFSVPSAPWEIDEIDGKAAPNFELATINGQTISLSSLKGKVVLLNFWATWCPPCKEEMPSMEALSKMFKNKNFTVLAATPNSLSDVQKFTKKNPVGFTLLLDPNNKVSKSFKVYMLPITFLINKEGVIVKKYIGAQNWTEHPIVEDIKKLL, from the coding sequence ATGATAAGAAGGATTTTTTTTAATAGTTCAGCCATATTATTAATATTTTTTTTATCTTTAATACTTAGTGTAAGTTCTGTTTTTTCGGTGCCGTCGGCACCGTGGGAAATAGATGAGATAGATGGAAAAGCCGCACCGAATTTTGAACTGGCAACGATTAACGGGCAGACCATATCTTTGTCATCTTTAAAAGGCAAAGTTGTGCTTCTTAATTTCTGGGCTACATGGTGTCCACCGTGTAAGGAAGAAATGCCATCTATGGAAGCACTGTCAAAAATGTTTAAAAATAAAAATTTTACTGTTTTGGCGGCTACACCAAATTCTTTAAGTGATGTTCAAAAGTTTACAAAAAAAAATCCGGTAGGCTTCACGCTCCTTTTAGATCCCAACAACAAAGTATCCAAATCTTTCAAAGTGTATATGCTTCCGATTACTTTTTTAATAAATAAGGAAGGAGTGATTGTTAAAAAATATATAGGCGCACAAAACTGGACAGAACACCCCATAGTTGAAGATATAAAGAAGCTGCTATAG
- a CDS encoding transglycosylase SLT domain-containing protein, producing MRKSLSLGCITVFSFILISNQRIGAEDVYLKQGASSATGVESKITGRENIFKLQGASQFQTPKELRHQVNFWKKIFTGYSTRQCVIHDNRVMDVVYEAIDLTEDESKDKKLRSLAISPALNKYRAILERLDTLSQDELQNLTGEDKRVYELLYSNGIRKGYKDAAGRLRVQVGQSDRFKKALSRSTLYIKDIEEIFAMNNLPIELTRLPFVESAFDINAYSWAKAAGLWQFTRCTAKKYMRMDKFVDERLDPVKSTMAAAKLLSYNYSKLSSWPLAVTAYNHGCYGMQKAVEKTSTRDIGFIVENYDGPAFGFASRNFYTELLAVLEILDEYDKYFSDIVFQYPESYDTVKILKPVKLSRLISATSVTVSDIQRLNPELLNSVLVSKIALPQNYSLKIPQGTKEILISALEADIEKADEQPATANLTVKTEVTEKSVKTTEIPPSREKAQASKKPSETVQKTAATAAFKEHVIQKGQTLYSLARFYNIPLSEIMKINSLTNPETIKIGQVLKIPGQT from the coding sequence ATGAGAAAGTCACTTTCGTTAGGTTGTATAACGGTTTTTTCATTTATTTTAATATCAAACCAACGCATCGGTGCGGAGGATGTGTACTTAAAACAAGGTGCCTCATCTGCTACAGGCGTTGAAAGTAAAATCACCGGCAGGGAAAACATTTTTAAACTGCAGGGGGCTTCACAATTTCAAACCCCAAAGGAGCTCCGCCACCAGGTTAATTTCTGGAAAAAAATATTTACCGGCTACAGTACCCGACAGTGTGTTATTCATGACAACAGGGTTATGGATGTCGTTTATGAAGCCATTGATTTGACTGAGGATGAAAGTAAAGATAAGAAATTGAGGTCTCTGGCTATATCCCCTGCTCTAAATAAATATAGGGCAATACTGGAAAGACTGGATACCCTTTCTCAGGATGAGCTGCAAAATTTGACAGGAGAGGACAAACGGGTCTATGAACTTCTCTATAGCAACGGCATAAGAAAGGGCTATAAAGATGCCGCCGGTAGGCTAAGAGTTCAGGTTGGCCAAAGCGACAGGTTTAAGAAAGCACTGAGCCGCAGCACCCTATATATTAAAGACATCGAGGAGATTTTTGCCATGAATAATTTACCCATAGAGCTGACCCGCCTGCCCTTTGTGGAGTCTGCTTTTGACATAAATGCCTACTCGTGGGCAAAAGCCGCAGGGCTGTGGCAATTTACAAGATGTACGGCAAAGAAGTATATGAGAATGGATAAGTTTGTAGATGAGCGGCTTGATCCAGTAAAGTCAACGATGGCGGCGGCAAAACTCCTTTCTTATAATTACTCAAAGCTGTCCTCATGGCCGCTTGCCGTTACGGCATATAATCACGGCTGCTATGGAATGCAAAAGGCTGTTGAAAAAACCTCAACCAGAGACATTGGTTTTATTGTGGAAAACTATGACGGTCCGGCTTTTGGTTTTGCTTCCAGAAATTTCTATACCGAACTGCTTGCTGTTTTAGAAATACTCGATGAGTATGATAAGTACTTCAGCGATATTGTTTTTCAATACCCCGAGAGCTACGACACCGTAAAAATTTTAAAGCCGGTAAAACTCAGCCGCCTGATTTCGGCAACCTCTGTCACAGTCAGCGACATTCAGAGACTTAATCCAGAATTGTTAAATTCCGTGCTCGTCTCTAAGATAGCACTTCCCCAAAATTATTCACTAAAAATTCCACAAGGTACAAAAGAAATCCTGATTTCCGCCCTTGAAGCAGACATAGAAAAGGCTGATGAGCAGCCCGCAACCGCTAACTTGACTGTAAAAACGGAGGTTACTGAAAAGTCTGTAAAAACAACAGAAATACCGCCATCACGTGAAAAGGCACAAGCCTCGAAAAAACCTTCCGAAACAGTGCAGAAAACCGCCGCAACGGCTGCCTTTAAGGAGCATGTTATACAGAAGGGACAGACACTTTATTCGCTTGCCCGCTTTTATAACATCCCCCTGAGTGAAATAATGAAAATAAACTCTTTGACAAACCCTGAAACCATAAAAATCGGCCAGGTGCTTAAAATACCAGGGCAGACTTAA
- a CDS encoding DsrE family protein, protein MSKLKVLFHVNEPERWDVALGNVTNLIKDVGADAVDAVMLANGPSVLAYGEADRLKTMEALSAQGVKFLACRNSLKKMCAGGGNVCISEERISPFITVIPAGITELIRRQADGYAYVKP, encoded by the coding sequence ATGAGTAAACTTAAAGTTCTTTTTCACGTAAATGAGCCTGAGCGATGGGATGTGGCGTTGGGTAACGTGACTAATTTGATTAAAGACGTTGGAGCGGATGCTGTGGATGCCGTAATGCTTGCTAACGGTCCCTCGGTGCTGGCATATGGGGAAGCGGATAGGTTAAAGACGATGGAGGCTCTTTCAGCTCAGGGCGTTAAGTTTCTGGCGTGCCGGAATTCGTTAAAGAAGATGTGTGCCGGAGGCGGAAATGTCTGCATATCTGAGGAGCGGATTAGTCCTTTTATTACTGTAATCCCTGCCGGAATTACCGAGCTGATAAGACGTCAGGCAGACGGATATGCTTATGTGAAGCCGTAA
- the der gene encoding ribosome biogenesis GTPase Der encodes MPKPIVVLAGRQNVGKSTIFNRMTRSRTAIVKDEPGVTRDRIYGEAQWEGRHFAVIDTGGFITGDEDELLTSVRQHALIGLDEADVIVHVLDGKDGLTPGDMELASLIRKYNKEVIWVVNKIDSPKNTGRLPDFYPLGAAVLPVSGEHGFNFDDFMDEVTGRFKAESYYEEPPSEYPRVAIVGRPNVGKSTLVNALLGKEKMIVSPISGTTRDSVDSLCSYYGRKFMLIDTAGLRRKNRITYDVERFSSIRAIRSIERADVVILIIEATAGVVEQDKKIASLIDRAGKGMIILINKWDLLVEPEKAFPEFQELIERELNFAKYAPVLTTSGINKKRVTKVFPIIDEVMEQRALRVTTGLLNNLSEQINRALPLHKGRQTRVFYMTQVDINPPQFTVFVNYKEAVRDHHVRYIEGMIRKEYPFKGTPIRIYIRNKSQ; translated from the coding sequence ATGCCTAAACCGATAGTTGTTTTAGCAGGCAGGCAGAATGTGGGGAAATCCACGATTTTTAACAGAATGACCAGAAGCCGCACCGCTATAGTAAAGGATGAACCAGGCGTTACACGGGACAGGATATATGGAGAGGCACAGTGGGAAGGCAGGCACTTTGCCGTTATAGATACCGGCGGGTTTATCACAGGCGATGAGGATGAGCTTTTGACATCAGTTCGGCAACACGCTTTGATTGGCCTTGATGAGGCTGATGTAATTGTCCACGTTCTTGACGGTAAGGACGGCCTTACACCGGGCGATATGGAACTTGCCTCACTTATCAGAAAGTACAATAAAGAAGTCATCTGGGTTGTTAATAAAATAGACAGTCCTAAAAACACGGGAAGATTGCCGGATTTCTATCCTCTTGGAGCAGCAGTGTTGCCGGTTTCCGGTGAGCACGGCTTTAACTTTGATGACTTTATGGATGAGGTCACAGGGCGATTTAAAGCTGAGTCATATTATGAGGAGCCTCCGTCTGAATATCCACGGGTGGCAATAGTTGGGCGTCCTAACGTTGGTAAATCAACCCTCGTAAACGCTTTGTTGGGAAAAGAGAAAATGATAGTTAGCCCGATAAGTGGCACAACGCGTGATTCAGTGGACAGCCTGTGCAGTTACTATGGCCGTAAGTTTATGTTAATAGACACGGCTGGGCTTAGAAGGAAAAACCGGATAACCTATGATGTGGAGAGGTTTTCGTCAATTCGTGCAATTAGAAGCATTGAGAGGGCGGATGTGGTGATTTTAATCATTGAGGCCACGGCAGGTGTGGTCGAGCAGGATAAGAAAATCGCAAGTCTTATAGACAGAGCCGGTAAGGGGATGATTATTTTAATCAATAAATGGGACCTGCTGGTGGAGCCTGAAAAAGCGTTCCCTGAGTTTCAGGAGCTTATTGAAAGGGAATTGAATTTTGCCAAATATGCGCCGGTTTTAACGACATCCGGTATAAATAAAAAGAGAGTCACCAAGGTGTTTCCGATTATTGATGAGGTCATGGAGCAGCGGGCGCTAAGAGTAACAACAGGGCTCTTGAATAATCTCTCAGAACAAATAAACCGGGCGCTTCCGCTTCATAAGGGCAGGCAGACCAGGGTGTTTTATATGACTCAGGTGGATATCAATCCTCCGCAGTTTACGGTGTTTGTAAACTATAAGGAGGCGGTCAGAGACCATCACGTAAGGTACATCGAGGGGATGATTAGAAAAGAGTATCCGTTTAAGGGAACTCCTATAAGGATTTATATCAGAAACAAAAGCCAGTAA
- a CDS encoding RidA family protein has protein sequence MSVEARILSLGLTLPQAPKPVASYAACVATGNLLFLSGVLPLRDGKLPRTGRVGREISVEEAKEEAATVVLNALAIVKDAIGDLNKIRRCVKVTGFVSCAEDFYRHPEVINGASDLLFQVLGDSGRHARSSVGAVCLPLNSPVEIDFIFEVAA, from the coding sequence TTGAGTGTTGAAGCACGGATTTTATCTTTGGGGTTAACCCTTCCTCAGGCCCCTAAGCCTGTGGCCTCATATGCAGCCTGTGTTGCAACCGGAAATCTGCTTTTTCTAAGCGGAGTGCTTCCCTTGCGGGATGGAAAACTGCCAAGAACCGGCAGGGTAGGGCGAGAGATTAGCGTTGAGGAGGCTAAAGAGGAGGCAGCTACAGTTGTTCTAAATGCCCTGGCCATAGTGAAAGATGCAATTGGAGATTTGAATAAAATCAGGAGGTGTGTAAAAGTGACAGGTTTTGTATCATGTGCGGAGGATTTTTACAGACATCCGGAGGTAATAAATGGTGCATCGGATTTACTGTTTCAAGTTTTAGGCGACAGCGGCAGACATGCCCGCTCATCGGTGGGAGCAGTGTGTCTTCCACTTAATTCACCGGTGGAAATAGATTTTATTTTTGAAGTAGCCGCCTGA
- the leuC gene encoding 3-isopropylmalate dehydratase large subunit, which produces MPMTITEKILAAHAGKKAVSPGELINSELDLILANDITAPIAIKEFIKIGAKAVFDKNKIALIPDHFVPQKDIKAAEQCKLLREFSTEQELSLYFEVGRMGVEHALLPEQGLVLPGDAIIGADSHTCTYGALGAFSTGVGSTDVASAMATGQCWFKVPQSMKFIYHGKLNKWVGGKDLILHTIGDIGVDGALYCAMEFEGEAISALPMHGRLTMCNMAIEAGGKSGIIVPDAVTRDYVAKRAKRDFLFYTSDVDAEYSDVREYDCSKIEPTVACPHLPSNTKPAKNLTGISIDQVVIGSCTNGRLEDLREAASVIKGRKVNSNTRMIVIPATQEIYKSAMKEGLLEIFIDAEAVVSTPTCGPCLGGYMGILAKGERAIATTNRNFVGRMGHTESEVYLSNPAVAAASAVFGRIALPEELGL; this is translated from the coding sequence ATGCCAATGACAATAACAGAAAAGATACTTGCCGCCCATGCAGGGAAAAAAGCTGTTTCACCCGGAGAGCTTATTAATTCAGAGCTTGACCTCATACTTGCTAATGATATAACCGCCCCAATAGCAATAAAGGAGTTTATAAAAATCGGCGCTAAAGCAGTATTTGATAAAAATAAGATTGCACTGATTCCGGATCATTTTGTTCCGCAGAAAGATATAAAAGCTGCTGAGCAGTGTAAGCTCTTGCGGGAGTTTTCAACAGAGCAGGAGCTTAGCCTGTATTTTGAGGTTGGCCGGATGGGGGTGGAACATGCGCTTTTGCCGGAGCAGGGACTGGTTTTACCCGGGGATGCCATCATAGGGGCGGACAGCCACACCTGCACATACGGTGCACTTGGTGCGTTTTCAACCGGAGTGGGCTCCACCGACGTTGCATCAGCTATGGCTACCGGACAATGCTGGTTTAAGGTGCCTCAGAGTATGAAATTCATCTACCACGGAAAACTCAACAAGTGGGTTGGCGGTAAGGATTTGATACTGCACACCATAGGCGACATTGGGGTGGACGGAGCACTCTACTGTGCGATGGAGTTTGAAGGAGAGGCCATAAGTGCGTTACCAATGCACGGCAGGCTTACTATGTGTAATATGGCGATAGAGGCGGGGGGCAAGAGCGGGATTATTGTACCCGATGCCGTCACAAGAGACTATGTGGCAAAGCGGGCAAAGCGTGATTTCTTATTTTACACATCCGATGTGGATGCAGAGTATTCTGACGTTCGGGAGTATGACTGCTCAAAGATTGAGCCCACAGTGGCCTGTCCGCACCTTCCCTCTAATACAAAACCGGCTAAGAACCTTACCGGTATCAGCATAGATCAGGTGGTAATAGGCTCATGCACTAACGGCAGGCTTGAGGACTTAAGGGAAGCCGCCTCAGTTATAAAGGGACGTAAGGTTAACTCCAACACCCGTATGATAGTAATCCCGGCTACTCAGGAGATATATAAGAGTGCTATGAAAGAGGGACTTTTGGAGATTTTTATAGACGCTGAGGCGGTGGTCTCAACCCCCACGTGCGGCCCGTGTCTGGGAGGGTATATGGGAATATTGGCTAAGGGAGAGCGTGCAATAGCCACCACAAACCGAAATTTTGTCGGGCGCATGGGACACACCGAATCGGAGGTATATCTTTCAAATCCGGCTGTTGCTGCCGCCTCCGCCGTGTTTGGACGTATTGCGCTTCCGGAGGAGCTTGGGCTTTGA
- a CDS encoding class I SAM-dependent methyltransferase, with translation MCSFRPGDKLIIPGVGTGYDLKDIPPGVEIYGIDISDVMLGIARTKLRLIESRNKINLAIMDAEKLDFPSNTFDKAILGLFLTCVYDPQKAFAEIVRVMKPGGEILIYDHLVRTNKWTQPIISYMDVLMKYNFCSMVRIFEDVIKDQPVTVVKVKNGDPFGFIRGFLLRKQELPVAVVKRDFLGFMRGFLSGKKEQPVLAVKVKV, from the coding sequence ATGTGTAGCTTTAGGCCCGGAGACAAGTTGATTATTCCAGGGGTGGGGACTGGTTATGACCTGAAAGATATCCCCCCCGGAGTTGAAATATACGGCATTGATATAAGTGATGTTATGCTTGGCATTGCAAGAACCAAGCTAAGACTTATCGAAAGCCGAAATAAAATTAATCTCGCCATTATGGATGCCGAGAAGCTGGATTTCCCGTCGAATACTTTTGATAAGGCTATACTAGGGCTTTTTCTAACCTGTGTCTATGATCCGCAGAAGGCTTTTGCTGAAATCGTGAGGGTTATGAAGCCCGGGGGTGAAATCCTGATATATGACCACCTGGTGCGGACAAACAAGTGGACACAACCGATTATATCGTATATGGATGTTTTGATGAAATATAACTTTTGTAGCATGGTACGGATTTTTGAGGATGTCATAAAAGACCAGCCTGTCACAGTGGTAAAAGTAAAAAACGGAGACCCTTTTGGTTTTATAAGGGGTTTTTTATTGCGTAAACAAGAGCTGCCCGTTGCTGTAGTTAAAAGAGACTTTCTGGGTTTTATGAGGGGATTCTTGTCCGGTAAAAAGGAGCAGCCTGTTTTGGCCGTTAAAGTGAAGGTATGA
- a CDS encoding dodecin family protein: MVSKIITLVGESPTSWEEATTNLIKEAQQSLRGITRILVTEFDVKMKEEQVDTFRVKAEVAFKVQHK, translated from the coding sequence ATGGTTTCCAAGATTATCACATTAGTGGGGGAGTCCCCAACCAGTTGGGAAGAAGCAACTACGAATCTTATCAAAGAAGCACAACAGTCCCTAAGAGGTATCACACGCATTCTGGTAACAGAGTTTGACGTTAAAATGAAGGAAGAGCAGGTTGATACCTTCAGAGTAAAGGCGGAGGTCGCTTTTAAGGTACAACATAAGTAA
- a CDS encoding thermonuclease family protein → MDRSTKIYWAIIVILLSCSIFFYIKVHHKTGSLKKATAKLENGDIVHLHKVVDGDTIIVRKNTDEQIMIRIVGIKSFDEGSKSDETTPYMKAAVHALNSFASEKPIRVLLHSATKDKHGRVLATIFSGDQDIALKLISHGLVLVYTKYPFPAMSLYLQQQEIARANGVGLWANKDAASRAGFMIQKWQDEGQ, encoded by the coding sequence ATGGATCGCTCCACTAAAATATATTGGGCAATTATTGTCATACTTCTGAGCTGTTCGATATTTTTTTATATAAAGGTCCATCACAAGACAGGTAGCCTAAAAAAGGCCACCGCTAAGCTCGAAAACGGTGACATCGTCCATCTTCACAAAGTCGTTGACGGAGATACAATTATTGTAAGAAAAAACACTGACGAACAAATTATGATTCGTATAGTTGGAATCAAATCCTTTGATGAGGGATCGAAATCCGATGAAACGACTCCATATATGAAGGCGGCAGTTCATGCCCTCAACAGTTTTGCCTCTGAGAAGCCTATTAGAGTATTGCTTCACTCCGCCACTAAAGACAAACATGGCAGAGTTCTTGCTACGATTTTCTCCGGCGACCAGGACATTGCCCTTAAACTTATCAGCCATGGATTAGTTTTGGTCTATACAAAATACCCGTTTCCGGCGATGTCACTATACCTTCAGCAACAAGAGATAGCAAGGGCTAACGGTGTTGGCCTATGGGCTAACAAGGATGCTGCATCCCGTGCCGGGTTCATGATACAGAAATGGCAGGATGAGGGACAGTGA
- a CDS encoding ion channel codes for MFFVLKSFFRKTICTPSIALKLITLLAVVFLYGTTSFVYFEIEENPDISFTDGFWYSIVTMATVGYGDLFPKTTAGRLLVGVPLMLLGIGLLGYTLSVVATVLIIEKNKETKGMSTLNLKDHLVIINYAGLSKIERIIMELKSDPAFGKDSHVVIVDENLDELPPELSSMGILFIKGNPTRDETLTRASIDNAKHVIVLCKNSNESQSDNLNVAITLAIEARAGTAKNNVKTVVECVDPSTEELLRKANCDHIVCLSRFDAYIVSHELLNPGTQEVIYELIDSSKGHQIYVTPIICKEGDTFSNLMAVVSGANHIVLGLRKKQNNPVLNPSPETLLENGDAAITIGQKRIKEFNLLSKR; via the coding sequence ATGTTTTTCGTATTAAAATCGTTTTTCAGGAAAACAATCTGTACGCCCTCTATCGCTTTAAAACTAATTACGCTTCTTGCAGTAGTATTCCTTTACGGCACTACGAGTTTTGTTTATTTTGAGATAGAAGAGAACCCTGATATTTCTTTCACAGACGGCTTTTGGTATTCTATTGTAACCATGGCAACAGTGGGTTATGGAGACCTGTTTCCAAAAACAACGGCAGGACGGCTTCTTGTCGGCGTGCCTTTGATGTTGCTGGGGATAGGGCTTTTAGGATATACGCTTTCTGTGGTTGCAACAGTTCTGATAATCGAAAAAAATAAGGAGACAAAGGGAATGAGCACTCTGAATTTAAAAGACCATCTGGTGATTATAAACTATGCGGGGCTTTCTAAAATCGAACGAATTATCATGGAATTGAAAAGCGACCCTGCCTTCGGCAAGGACAGTCATGTTGTAATTGTGGATGAAAATCTTGATGAACTCCCTCCGGAGCTTTCATCCATGGGGATACTTTTTATCAAAGGAAATCCAACCAGAGATGAGACCCTTACAAGGGCCTCCATAGACAACGCAAAGCATGTTATTGTCCTGTGCAAGAATTCCAATGAGTCACAGTCGGACAATCTTAATGTTGCCATTACTCTTGCAATAGAGGCCAGAGCCGGAACAGCAAAAAACAATGTTAAGACGGTGGTAGAGTGTGTGGATCCCTCTACGGAGGAACTATTACGCAAAGCCAACTGTGACCACATTGTATGCCTCTCCCGTTTTGACGCCTATATAGTAAGCCACGAATTATTAAATCCCGGGACACAGGAGGTTATTTATGAGCTTATAGACAGCTCTAAGGGACACCAAATTTACGTTACTCCCATCATTTGCAAAGAGGGTGATACTTTTTCAAACCTAATGGCTGTGGTCTCAGGGGCTAATCACATTGTTCTTGGTTTGCGTAAAAAACAAAACAACCCTGTCTTAAATCCTTCACCTGAGACTTTACTTGAAAACGGAGACGCAGCCATTACAATTGGGCAGAAACGGATTAAAGAATTCAACCTGCTCTCAAAGAGATAA
- a CDS encoding HAD-IA family hydrolase: MGLKLVVFDLDGTLVDSIEDIAASLNYAIATVGLKSLSSSSVVGLVGEGVGKLIERSLGSGLLHKKESVLKVFLSHYEAHMFDTTRPYDTVLETLAELLPYNMVVVSNKTEALSKLVIEKLNLSKYFRYVFGFDTFTKCKPSPMPVLKAMELCGAAQDETIVVGDSSFDIEAGRRAGAKTVAVAYGYRAVETLTAADYIIREKLIELLPIVKSMQ; encoded by the coding sequence GTGGGATTAAAGCTGGTAGTTTTTGACCTTGACGGCACACTGGTTGATTCAATAGAGGATATAGCCGCCTCGTTGAATTATGCAATAGCTACAGTGGGCCTTAAGAGTTTAAGCTCATCATCAGTGGTGGGATTAGTAGGTGAGGGAGTTGGAAAATTGATTGAACGCTCCCTTGGCAGCGGGCTTCTTCACAAAAAGGAATCCGTGTTAAAGGTTTTCCTTTCTCATTATGAAGCACATATGTTTGACACAACCAGACCCTATGATACAGTGCTGGAAACACTGGCAGAGCTCTTGCCATATAATATGGTGGTGGTAAGCAATAAAACCGAGGCTTTGTCAAAGTTAGTCATCGAAAAACTTAATCTGTCAAAGTACTTTAGATACGTATTTGGTTTCGACACTTTTACTAAATGCAAACCATCCCCGATGCCGGTACTAAAGGCAATGGAGCTTTGTGGTGCAGCACAGGATGAGACAATAGTAGTAGGTGACAGTTCTTTTGACATTGAGGCTGGAAGGCGTGCCGGGGCCAAAACTGTAGCCGTTGCTTACGGTTACAGGGCGGTTGAGACTCTTACTGCGGCTGATTATATAATCAGAGAGAAATTAATTGAATTATTGCCGATTGTTAAATCCATGCAATAA
- a CDS encoding molecular chaperone Tir, giving the protein MRVVLNTLLFLILVVIMTTEAFGECTAGDCVNGIGTFVMTDKTRYVGEFKNGKPEGSGIYTYTDGSKYSGSVKEGKKDGQGVYNFANGDKYAGQYKDDKQHGHAVLTRKDGSKFEGEYAEGMMKFGLYSWPNGVKYEGEFKDNKINGKGTYTDPSGIKYTGNFKDGKKEGHGTYTFVDKSTYEGEFKDDKRNGPGVLTYQDGTKVNMVYVDDKPVQGKEDKK; this is encoded by the coding sequence ATGAGAGTAGTGTTAAATACACTGTTATTTTTGATACTGGTGGTGATTATGACAACAGAGGCGTTTGGGGAGTGCACAGCGGGGGATTGCGTAAACGGTATCGGCACCTTTGTGATGACGGATAAGACCCGCTATGTCGGTGAGTTTAAAAATGGTAAGCCTGAGGGTTCCGGCATATATACCTACACAGATGGCAGCAAGTACTCCGGTTCAGTTAAAGAGGGCAAGAAAGACGGGCAAGGAGTATATAATTTTGCAAACGGTGATAAGTACGCAGGACAGTATAAAGATGATAAACAGCACGGACACGCTGTGCTTACGCGCAAAGACGGATCAAAATTTGAGGGTGAGTATGCAGAGGGAATGATGAAGTTCGGGTTATACTCATGGCCTAACGGTGTTAAGTATGAGGGTGAATTTAAAGACAATAAAATAAACGGGAAGGGAACATACACCGACCCCTCAGGTATAAAATATACGGGGAACTTTAAAGACGGAAAAAAGGAAGGCCACGGCACTTACACCTTTGTTGATAAAAGCACCTATGAGGGTGAGTTTAAGGACGATAAGAGAAACGGCCCGGGGGTGCTTACTTATCAGGATGGAACAAAGGTAAACATGGTGTATGTTGACGATAAACCAGTGCAGGGTAAAGAGGACAAAAAGTGA
- a CDS encoding Uma2 family endonuclease yields MRTIERDFNLTEIINGEEVMGPSPFRRHQDIATNLYDIIRQHIKKNNNGKLYFSPLDVIFEEGINRLQPDILFIRKENMGILQDWIRGVPDMVCEIISQGSYEMDTEVKKAIYEKYRVPEYWVVMPELQTIQILTIESDRYKLHSFAAFEGTVISKVIEGLAFNVKDIFA; encoded by the coding sequence ATGCGCACTATTGAAAGAGACTTTAACTTAACGGAAATCATTAACGGAGAGGAAGTTATGGGGCCTAGTCCATTTAGAAGACACCAGGATATTGCAACTAACTTGTATGATATTATACGGCAGCATATCAAAAAAAATAATAATGGTAAATTGTATTTTTCACCACTTGACGTAATCTTTGAAGAGGGTATTAATAGACTTCAGCCCGACATACTCTTTATCAGGAAAGAGAACATGGGTATCCTTCAGGACTGGATAAGAGGCGTACCAGATATGGTTTGTGAGATAATATCTCAGGGTAGTTATGAAATGGACACTGAGGTAAAGAAGGCTATTTATGAGAAATACAGGGTACCGGAGTATTGGGTAGTCATGCCGGAGCTACAAACAATTCAGATATTAACCATTGAAAGCGATAGGTACAAGTTACATTCCTTTGCAGCATTTGAAGGCACTGTTATCTCTAAAGTCATAGAAGGCCTTGCTTTCAACGTCAAGGATATATTTGCGTAG
- a CDS encoding type II toxin-antitoxin system YafQ family toxin: MRQFIWGKTFIKALRRHLKKNPYSIKDIEITLGLIAEDPFNTKLSTHKLKGKLTGSWACCVGYDLRIIFDFVESDKNEKDILLIEIGSHE, translated from the coding sequence ATGAGGCAGTTTATTTGGGGTAAAACATTTATAAAGGCACTTAGACGTCATCTGAAGAAAAATCCTTATTCAATCAAAGATATTGAAATAACTTTAGGCTTAATAGCGGAAGATCCATTCAATACGAAGTTGTCAACTCATAAACTCAAAGGGAAGTTAACAGGTTCATGGGCATGTTGTGTCGGTTACGACTTACGTATAATATTCGATTTTGTAGAAAGTGACAAAAATGAAAAAGATATCTTGTTAATAGAGATAGGTTCTCACGAGTAA